A stretch of DNA from Spirosoma endbachense:
AGCAAGTTGGGCTCCTGCACTGGCTCCTATTATTCCCATCGTATCCGAGATCTGGAAGGATACTTTATTCGTAGCTATGAAGTTTACCGCGGCTTTAATATCTGACATAATCTCCTCACTATGAGCGTTATTGTTATTAGCCAGCCGATAATTAATGTTGGCTACTGCGCAGTCGGGCCACTTGGCTCTAAAGGCTGCCACCAAGCTATTCATTTCCGTTTTATCACCGCCAAACCAGGCCCCGCCGTGAATCATTACCACCAGTTTAGTTGCAGCCGTCCGGTTTGCGGGTAAATACAGATCCATCTTTTGACTGACATGTGTGCCATAAGCTGTATTCAACATAATACGCTCGGGCAAAGTAGACGTTGCTGGAGTGGCTGGCGTTGTTGTGGTAACGGGCTTACAGGCGCTAAAAAGCGAAAGCAAGACCAGTACCCCAAAGGGCACAAAGTAGGTATTTTTTTTCATAAGATATAGGTGTCGAACCAGCGCGTGAAGAGCAGACTATATCTGAGTTGTAGCCTGTTTATAGGTGTAGGAACAGAGTAAACGACTCATTGGCGAGTCGTTTACTCTGTTCCGTTTTGTACCCTGCGATATAGATAAATTCCCTCCTTGCTATAGTTCCTTTTTAACAACCAGGGGAAATAACTCTCGTACTAACTCACGATATTGCAGGCCAATGGGAATCCGCGTATTCTCAATCCAAACCGCCTTGGCGTCCAGCATAGAAACTTTGGCGAGATTAATGATAAACGATTTTTGGATTCGCTGAAATTGCCAGACAGGCAACTGCGCTTCTAATGCCGAGATTGGCGAATTGACAATGATTGTCTGCCCTGGCATATGGATTTTGGTACTTGCACCAAAGGCCTCGAAGTAGAGCAGTTCATCCAGTGTGAATTTATGTAACTTCCGTCCGCTATAGAGCAGGATA
This window harbors:
- a CDS encoding alpha/beta hydrolase is translated as MKKNTYFVPFGVLVLLSLFSACKPVTTTTPATPATSTLPERIMLNTAYGTHVSQKMDLYLPANRTAATKLVVMIHGGAWFGGDKTEMNSLVAAFRAKWPDCAVANINYRLANNNNAHSEEIMSDIKAAVNFIATNKVSFQISDTMGIIGASAGAQLALLYTYTQNNNDYVQCVADLYAPCVIDDWDWYNSFNAFLGLKIKDVLTQYNGFSWEKNVAIYHANSPYTQLNTEDKPTIVFHGTLDVVVPIYQSQWLHAKLIAKKVPNDYYEYLDGHGFSETNNKDCMAKTVAFFQRHMKL